One Cydia amplana chromosome 18, ilCydAmpl1.1, whole genome shotgun sequence DNA segment encodes these proteins:
- the LOC134656466 gene encoding pro-resilin, with protein sequence MKAFVACIALALVAAVSAEAPLSGGGYNYNRPSGGSGFGGGFSGGFSGGLSGGGGYHAVSSGFQTSEGQNVDQQLLEQVRQILLKEESSASSGSISGGFGGSAPSSSYGAPSSSYGAPSSSYGAPSSAYGAPASGGRVVGINLEGVRQAIQVAQFEQSGGSSGGYPSGPSSSYGAPARAPSGSYGAPY encoded by the exons ATGAAAGCCTTCGTAGCG TGCATAGCCCTCGCGTTGGTGGCGGCCGTCAGTGCCGAGGCTCCCTTGTCTGGTGGCGGCTACAACTACAACCGCCCGTCCGGCGGCTCCGGCTTCGGTGGCGGATTCAGCGGTGGCTTCAGCGGTGGTCTGAGCGGCGGTGGCGGCTACCACGCCGTCTCCTCTGGTTTCCAGACCTCCGAGGGCCAGAACGTTGACCAGCAACTCCTCGAGCAAGTGCGCCAAATCCTCCTTAAGGAAGAGTCCTCCGCTTCCTCCGGCAGCATCAGCGGTGGTTTCGGCGGTAGCGCTCCTTCCTCCTCTTACGGCGCTCCTTCATCCTCATACGGTGCCCCCTCATCGTCCTACGGAGCCCCGTCCTCCGCCTACGGAGCGCCCGCTTCCGGTGGCCGCGTCGTTGGCATCAACCTTGAGGGAGTCCGTCAGGCCATCCAAGTCGCGCAATTCGAGCAGTCCGGTGGCTCTTCCGGCGGATACCCATCTGGCCCATCCTCCTCCTACGGAGCTCCCGCCCGCGCCCCCTCCGGCAGCTACGGTGCCCCCTACTAA